The nucleotide sequence GGCGGTACATTGCTGGGACCTTAGAGCTGTCGGTGTTGCTGGTATTGGGAAGCAACACCCATAATTGTGTCCTGAGAATTAGGCTTTGGCTGAACCTCGTTTATAAATATCGTGCCTTTGATATCGTTTGTCATCTTGCATGTTTGTCTCCGCGCGTGGAGATTAGCAAACAGCTCGTCATTGTGAAGGCTAATTTCTAACACATGCTCTCACAGAACTAAGACCCACTAGGACGAAGTGAAGCCACTATATTTGGTTCCATCTCACATCAAACTTCTGTGAAAGCACGATTTAAAGAGTTTTTTAGGTGAAGCCATTTTATTTTACTCTATTTGACACAAAATAGCTCCTAGCTCCTGAATTCGATGAAAAAGCGAGCTATTTCAATCTAGTCGACTCTTTGAAGTGACTCATCATTAGCTTACTATTTGTTTGAATCTAGGCAGCGTTTTGAAGTGCCTCTCATCATTAACTTACTATATTACTAGTACTCCATCGGTTCACGCGGAAGAATAAAATCCTAGCACTCGTATGTTATCCTAAGAATATCTCTAATAGTTTTTTTATATTGAATGAAAAAAGCTCTCTCTAACAACTTGTAATCTCACTCCTAGTGTTTCCACATTTGAACAAATCGATTGATACACATAGAAAGATGTGTGGAGGGAGGGGGGAGGCTGTCTCGCGATGTTTCCTCCTCTCAACGTTTCTTTGTCCAAACCTCTTCCACCCCAAGTTACCAATGGTCGCTCGGCCACCGCCGCTTGGCGAGCCATATGGTTGTCGCTGACTATGGCTGTTTCGATAAGGCTACCGGTCGGCTCAGGCGTGCCTGTGTGGTCGGGGCTGCGCCGGCGTGGCCGGGGCGGCCGCACCAAGGTTACGGGTGGCGAGCGTGATCTATGCACAAAGAAGACCCATTTGCCAACAACAAACCTTCACATGGGATCTAATTTTTTTTAGGAGCAAGATTTTAGAAATGGTAGGAGAAACCTAGCAATTGTGCTCCTATTTTGTTTAGCGATTTAAAAAACTCATTGATCTGCctattcttttttttgaaactacAAGAGATGCTGTAAGAAGAATGTAACTCTTGCTTATATCCCAAAAACGTGTGCTACATAAATGTATGAACAATAATAAAGTATAGAAAGTATACAGTTAATAGGTGTTATTATTTGCTTTTGATCAATGAACTCATATGGAGTGGAGAATAAAATGTTGGAATGCGATCTCGGCTAATCCCaaaattaattattaattaagtTTCTGGTCCACCTGCCATACATATCAATATATTAGATCTGCCGTGATCGGCGGCAACCCTTAGATCTTCTAGGGTTCGCCCCCCTAGCCCATAGTGCATCTATAAATAAGAGAAGACGCCTCTAGCGGCTCCATCCAcgtgaaacaaatcatataacCGGTCACTAAGGTGTTGGAGGGTCTAGGAAGGCCGTCTACCCACGTCCAGGTACAGTTGCTACATGTTGGACCTACATCGAGTTCTTCATCAAAAGGAGCACTAGTTCTTAGATTGGTGAAGATAAGTTCATCTACATCAACTCCTACGTCAAGTACACGAGCACAAATGGCATCTGCCGACCCTGATTAGTATCTAAGATTAATTTCTACATTAAGATGAGTTAGTGATCATGTTTAGGCAAAGATAAGATCCTAATATAAGTTCTATTTCAACAATCGGTATCAGAAGCCTGCTTAGATCTAACATGATCCTAAGCTAGAGTTTAATCTGTTTCATGCCTCTGTTATGTTAGACTAATTTCAGTTAAGTCAGATTAGATGTAAATTAATTTTTATTAAGATTAATCTGATCTGCTACATGCATGATTAGCCTCTGTGATGTTTATCTTAATCTAATGATGCATGTTTATGATACACTAATTGCCATATTAGATCTGTTTTAAGTTTCAGTAAGTAATTAGACCTTAATTAGATGCGATCTAAGATTGAGTTCATGATTAGACTAAGCAATTAGGGTTTTAAGGTTTACTGTTAATCGCTTTTAATCTTAGTTAAGCAATCAGTTTCTCTCTTCGTGCATTCAGATGAAATTACATGCATCACGACATTTCAATCAATCTAAGTCTTAGATTAAGAATCAATCTAAGTAATTAGTCTCGGATTAGTTTAATTTTCTACGATTAAGGGTGTTTTCCACCAAATTAAGCTGAGATTAAGCACTTAGAAGGAGGTGATTTGGGCAAACCTCGAGAAAAGTCCGAAAAATCCCCAATTTTCCCCAAatcaagaaccctaaccctaaactaAGCATTAGAGAAGGTCTATACCTAAGTGGCTCGTACCTAGCGCCTAAGGCCGGGTTGCCACGGCCGCTGCAGGATCACGCGGGCTGACCATCGGTGCGCGCTCGCCCATAAGGTCAAGCCACCACTGCGGGGGCCCTGTGTGCGCGCCGCCACCGCTCGGTTGAGGGTGGGCGCCTCCGCCACGCGCGCGCAAGCTCTGCCAAGGGCCGCGACGCTCGTGTGCTGGGCATCGTCGCCACCGCGCCATGGGTTGAGGGCAGTCGCCGCGGGCTTCAGTGCACCCGGTGGGGCCCGCTAGACGGAGCCACGCACAGGCTGTTACCGCGCGCGCACTGCCTACAAGGCTGGCTAGTGCTTGTCGCGTCGCGCCGTGCATATCCTCCCACTCTGTCACTTTCTCTGAACAGCTGCGTGAGTAAGAAGAGGCTTTTCCCTGTGTGCTATTATGAAAGATGGTCCATTCCAACATGCCACAAAAAGTTCACACGAACCCTGGTGCCATGACGCTAAACTTTCTTGTCCTCCACGCCATTCCATCCGCCTTCTGTTAGATTTTCAACATTTGCTAgccctgacatgtgggtccgaccAGGGAAAATGTATAAAATGCCCCTCTCCCAATCCCTCCCCACGCACATCGCGCTCCTGCGGTTCTGCCCCTTCGGCGCCATGCCTCAGGATAGAGGAACTCGAATGCCGGTAGGGCGGGTGTGACCAGCACCTCATCGACGGCGTAATGGAGAATGGAGGTCAGCGACGTGAACATGCAGACCAAGGTGGGGTCGTCCACCGCCTGTGGATCCAGCGACGTgggcaccgccaccaccgccgtggcCGAGGCTGGGGTCAGGGCGAGAGCCTCTCGCCAGCACCAGTCATCAGCCCGATGGCCACCACCTCCGGCGACCACACTGCCAGTGGCGGCGGCGTTGGATGCACAAGTGGGGAGGAAAGCGCGTGCTCCACACCCTTCGTAAGCGCGCTGTCTGGCCCCGACCGTGACCTGTTGTTCTCCGCTGCTGGTTGCTTCTATAGCATGCCATCTAGCCCCACCCGTGACCCGTCGTTCTCCGATGTCGGCTGCTTCTACAGCGCACCGATGAGCCCCGCGTGCTGCGGCCCTGGCACTGTGGATGAGGACGATGGCTGTGAGCTAGGATTCAACTTTGACTTCTCCTTGCGCTGCCCATCTCCCACCACGGTGGTGATGTCCTCTGCCGACGAGCTCTTCCACAATAGCCAAATccaaccaatgtggctcacgTCCTTCCTGCTCCGTCCGCAGGCGCTCCCGCCTCTCGACAGAGACGTCCCCCTACCACCGCTGCCATCACCGCATGAGCGTGGCCGTCTCTACCGGAGCCTGCCTATGCCCCGCCGGTACCACTGCCTCTCCCTATTCCACGCCTGCTGGCTATCGCCATCGTCATCGCCTGCCCCGGTGACAAAGTCCATGGAGCCAGCAGCGGCGGGCGAGGCCGAGGCGGCCTCATCGGCGTCACgatcatcatcgtcctcctcatcggcgtcctctgcttcctcctcctcgtcgtcaagAAGCTACTACCGCATGTGGGATCTCTATTTGTAGTAATCTTACAGTGATGTATTTTTAAGTGTTGATGACTGCTGAAAATGTTGGTCTTCTGCTGGTGATTATTTGGTCTGGTTGGAGTTCCTCTATCCTGAGGTATGGCGCCAGAGGGGCAGGACCACAGGAGCGCGACGTGCGTGGGGAGGGATTGGGAGAGAGGGGGGGTATTTTGTACATTTTCCCTAGTCGGGCCCACATTTCAGGGCTAGCAAGCGGTGAAAATCTAATAGAAGGCGGACGGAATGGCATGGAGGACAAGAAAGTTTAGTGTCATGGCACCAGGGTCTGTGTGAACTTTTTAGTGGCATATAGGAATGGAGCAtctttataatggcacacagggaaaagccTCGAGTAAGAAGCAGAGTGAGAGAGTGAGGAGTGATTAGGGTTTTGGACCATATTTATATGAGCTAAGGATGAATCGTGTCCGTTCGATCAAAATGAATGGACGAGATTGATTTTGTCATTTAGGGTTTTCCTTTGGGCCGCTGCTATGCTTGAGGGGAGAGGTCTCGTCGGCCGTTGGCAGACCTACGCGCGTGTAGCCCCCCCGTGGGCCTCTGCTGGGCTGCTTCGCCTTTAAGGCTAAATTGAGTTTTTTTTAGAATATGAGTTCAGTTACTATTTATTCTCAGCGCACATTAAGTATTTCAATTAAGTTGAGTTGATTAATGTTAAATTTCCATTATTTACGAGTTAACTTTATGTTAATCTAAATCTGCTCACTGATTTTATGAGTTCCCCTCTGTGGCTACTACCTAAGGAGCATAAAAGAAATTAGTAATTGGATATTAAGATTTTAGTTGGGCATTTATACTCATGAGTTTGGCTAAATCTTAATCGTCCATTGAGTTCAATAGATGAGATCATCTAAGCCACTAAGGTTTTCTAAGTGAGCTGTTTATTGGGTTTTTAAGGCTAGAGTGGCCTGACACACAGTACTTTTGGGCTACCGTTGGGCATATATTCTTTAAAAGCCGAACTAAGATTTATTTTTTAGAATAAGTTTCCTTTGCTATTTAATATAAGTGTAGTATCTAAGTGTTTAATTAAGTATTAAGTGTTTAATGCCCTCATTAGGTTTAATTTTTAGCTTAATTTTATTCCCAACAACTTAGAtattgatttattgatttaagTTTATAAATTAAGTTTGTTGCTCACGTAATGATGTATATTCCCATCTCAAATAAGATTTAATTATACCCTTTTATGATGATTTTTAAGTTATTTTTTAAGTATGTTTTGGGAATATATTTTTTGCTGAGGATATTTAAGTATGTTTTGGCAATTATCTCAGTTAACTTTTATGCACTATTTGAATAAGTTCGTCTTTGTTTTAGCTTAAATTCCAGTATTAatttatgttttcatgagcatttTATGTCCTAAGATTAAGTTTTGCATGAATTTGCATTCAATTTTAAGTtttcatatatataaatatattcaccaCTATATAATAAGATGGTCTCTGGTTAAATAGAACCAACGAGAAGTTTAACTAGAGATTATTGATAATTAATTTCTGACCAATGTTGACTTTAATTATGATTTATTAAGATCGATTTTGTTTtgtttctgcccaacggtgatgcaaATTAAACTCCTTAAGTATGCTGTTAATACTGACCAACGTTGTTTTAACTTCATGCTTTAAGTACATCTTATATACAACTTACTAATTGAGACATTATTTTACTTCAAAATTTTCAGTAAATTATGCAGACTATTTAAGTACCATATAACCCCTAAGTTGCACTAATTTTCCTACTTGTAATAATCAGGTGCATGCCATTCTTAAGGAGATGAACCTTGATTATGCGCTTCATGAGGAAAACCGCATGCTCCTTCTCCTATTTATGAGTATTATGCTGAGAGAATGAAGGAGTACATCCCAAAATTAGAAAAATAGGAGAAATCCGATAGGATTGCTAAAATGATGATAAGATGCTCACTCTCAATTAATATAATGAGGAGGTTTCTTTCTAATGGAAAGAACACCGAGTGACTACATAAAAGCACACTTTATAAAGGTTTTTCTTTTTGATAAGTTACTCAATTTTCATTATGATGGGATAGGTGGTCTGAGTAACGACATGAAAAGCTTGCTTGATATGGTTTATGAGTTAAAGGCACTTGGATTAGATGTGTCTAATGATTTTATGGTAAGTTGTCTTATGAGTTCTATGCTAAAAAACCATAAcaaacatgctcaaaatggtaaCTTTCTAACAGACTACAAATTTTGCAAGTTACCAAATTGATGATAAGTATAAGAATGGCTTTGAAAGACAGGTAACTTAAGTTGTCTAATAAATTTTACTTAAGACATTTCCCCAACATATGGTGGATTAACTAAGGTGCAACGATGCATGTCTTAAATTCTCCTCGGGTCTTGCCAAACCATAAGTATAAGGGGAGTAAGGGGAGCAAAGTCTAAGAAACCATCGATGGAATAAATATGAAGTCGAGTCTTGGAGCTTCACATTAGATCAATTTTAAGTTTAGCTTGTTGATGATGCATAAGTTATCTTAGTTTTTGTTAAATCCATTCTATTCTGGACAAATGTTCTTGAGTTTGGAGTTTATGGACACATCATCAAATTTATTCCATTATGATTTATCTTATTAGTTGGCAAAGAGATTTATTTCCTGTAATATGAGTTTTCTTTGTGTTAGTTTTATCTTTAAGTTAATCATTAGTTAAGATGATGAGACCTTGTCCAAATTGTGTCACTATTATTAAGCCATATTTTGATGGGGAGACTGGACTGTCTCATCAGAAAATAGATGCTCTATTCAATAAGATTATAAAGCATGGGacttgtgaaaggtcctaatggctagaggaggtaaatagcctattaaaaaatctacaacaacacttaagctaaGTGGTTAGTCAATTAAACGGTGAAGCAAGTAttgcgttagcctactaaaaatgcaagcctcctatccacaattctagttgctatgatctctatttcacacacaagaggctatgtcactaccactaagtgagctctcaaagactaactaaagagcctcactaaccactagacaagataCATGCTAGCTCTCagaactaattatactaaagagcttagctacactatgaatgtaaatacaagagatgaGGTAGTAAAgatataccaccatggcaagtgACGCTCAATCAATCTCAATAGAAACCCTCGGAGACAaataatgacacaagatttttcaccaaggttcacttggttgccagcaagctagtccccattgtggtgattcactcacttggaggttcacacactaatagacatcacacgcctaacccacaatggggtgccacacaaccaacacaagatgaggatccacaagccacgagcaatccactagagtacactaCTACAAAATTGATTTTGCATACTAGACGATTAACGGAGGTGGGCATTTTGATTTTCGGAGGCGGTCACTTTTTCCCACCTCATAAAATCGATTTTTGGAGGTGTTCAAAATATATCCACCCCCTAAAATCAATTTATGGAGCCGGGCATTTTAAGAcaaccacctctaaaaatagTCTATTTTCGGAGGTGGTCGTCTTAAGGAGCCCGCCACCGTAAATCTATTTTCGAAGGCGGGCGCTCTATAAGGCCCGCCTCAAAGAAAAGTGCCCCAGCTCGCAGCCCAAAAAAAGCCCATCTCTGCCTTTCTACCGGGCTCATATATAAACAACACTTGTTGACCCTAGCCTCAcatcgcccctcccctcccagcGCCCCTCCTCCCCTCCTAAATAGATCGAGCGCAGCACCCCTCCTCTCTACTCGCGCCCTCCTCCCTCACACAGGCACCCTTTCCCTCGAGACCAACCGATGGTTGTGCCCCTCCTCCCTCACCGGCTCCCTCTCCCTCCAATACCAAGCGAGAGGTGgtgcccctcctccctctcctcctcctctccccacTGGCTTCGCTATGCGAGAGGCCCTTCTTCGGCACGAGGGGTGGGGTGGCTCGAGGGTGGCATGGGGATGCGGCCCCTCATCCAGCGGTGGCGGTGGGCTCCCTCCCTCCCAAGCCTACCCGTCTCCCTCCCTTATGAGCCCCTCCCTCCCAATCTAGATCGGTGGTGCAAGGTGGCCGAATCTAGCATGTGGCAGTGCAAAGGAGGCTAGATCCGGTGGGTGGTGGCGTAGGAAGGTGGATCCCAGATAGCACGATGGCTCCTCCTAGCGGATCCGATGGATTTGCTCCCCCTTCCCAACCACGACGGTGTCTGGGTGGCTCCTCCAATGGATCTAGTAGATTCACGCCCCTTACGAACCATGACGGTGTCCAGGCAGCTCGTCCTAGCGGATCTAGCTCGTGGGCTAGAAACAGGCTTGCCGGTGGGCTTAGGAATGGGCTCACCAGTGGGttcatggattttttttttatttttttaatttattaaccAAGGTGGGCGTTCTAAGGCATCCGCCTCCATTAATAGATTAACGGAGGTAGGTAAAACAACCGCCTCCATAGGTCCCATATTAACGGCgacctttgattggaggcggttgcTTTGCCCACCTCGATAAATCAAAAATGCCCACCACCAAAAAAGATTATGTAGTAGtggtaccttttggctctctgctagGGAAATGCCAAGAACCCATCACAattaccatgatcagagccagagacaagcaccaccctccgctcaatgatcctcactacaccaagccatctaggtggcggcaaccaccaagagaaacaaacaaaatccatagcgaaacacaaacaccaggtgcctctagatacaatcactcatgctatgcacttggattcactctaaatctcacaaagatgatgaatcaatgatggagatgagtgggagggctttggcttagctcactaggttgctatgtcaatgaaaatagccaaaagggtgagctagagctagccaaaCACCTTATATAGAGAGGCCCTTAGAAAAGAGCCATTGGGAACATCACAGAGCGCTACTCGGGGTGACTGGACACGTAGGTCCAAATGCTAGGACTTAGATGCCCCAACATTCGGTCATGCGCTGCCATCCATGTGTCCCCATGATTCAACCTCGGTCGCATGATCCCAATAGTCACTAGCCTTCCTTGCACAGTTAAGTGATGACTAGATGTGCAATCCCAAAGATCGGATGCACCGGTGCCACACCTACTCACGCGCGCTCTTGCTGCTTGTCCCAACGACCGAACACGCCGCTCACTTCACATGATGCCACGCCAACCGGAGTCAGGTTGATTCTAGAGAGGATCTAGAGCCAGCAAAACATGATTGGACGCGTCTGCTGGACCTTGATCGAACGTAGGCCAGTGTTCGGTCCTCACACGCCATGCGCACCGCCTTGTGTTAGTGTACATCAGCCTTCACCAGACGCACCCCATGTGTGTTCAGTCACTTTCTACTTTAGCATCCAGTCAAAGACCCTAGCTGCTTCCTCACTACGCAACACTTGACCGGACACAAGCACAGAGTTTGGTCGCTGTGAGAGCAGCGTTCAATCACTGAAAAACAGTgcctccacttcaccaacttctccacccttgctcaaatgtgctaaccaccaagtgtttcaccttatgcacgtgtgttagcatattttcacaaacatttttaagggtgttagcactcactagaatctaaatgcatatgcaatgagttaaaacatctagtggtactttgataaccacatttcgatatgagtttcacccctcttaatagtacggatatctatcctaaatgtgatcacactcgctaagtgtctcaatcaccaaaacacaaaagcttctatcaagtttcacctttgccttgaacttttgtttttctctttcttcttttccaagtctaagcacttgatcaccatggccatcaccaccaacaAGAT is from Miscanthus floridulus cultivar M001 chromosome 7, ASM1932011v1, whole genome shotgun sequence and encodes:
- the LOC136465736 gene encoding uncharacterized protein codes for the protein MATTSGDHTASGGGVGCTSGEESACSTPFVSALMPSSPTRDPSFSDVGCFYSAPMSPACCGPGTVDEDDGCELGFNFDFSLRCPSPTTVVMSSADELFHNSQIQPMWLTSFLLRPQALPPLDRDVPLPPLPSPHERGRLYRSLPMPRRYHCLSLFHACWLSPSSSPAPVTKSMEPAAAGEAEAASSASRSSSSSSSASSASSSSSSRSYYRMWDLYL